The nucleotide window TTTTCTGGCGCTGGGGATAGCACCCATGGTGATTGGCTATCAGGTGAATGCAGCATTAGCTACCAGCGGTCATTCAAAACGGGTCATGCAGGTTACCAGCATCAATTTTGTTCTTAACTGCATACTCGGTGTACTTCTGGTGCCTTATGGGGTTGTCATAGCCGCTGCAGGGTTTGCACTGCGCAGCTATCTGGGTATCTTTTTTAATATGTGGTTTTTCAAACACGCGTTTGGTGTCAGCGTTGGCCGCCAACTGGGCACGGTTGCCCCTACGTTTTTTGCAGCACTGATGATGTTCGCGGTTGTACTTTGTATCAAATACCTTGTGCTGCCGGGCGATATGCATTTGGGGGTGCGAGTGTTGCTACTGGCTGGTGTGGGATGTGTGTCCTACACACTGATCATGTCCTGTATTTTCCGGCAGGAAACCAAACACTTCCTCGGTGAAAGCGCCGCTATGGCTCCAGCCAAAGCCAAACCGCTAATCGATAAACTCCAACGTCTACTGCGTTTGGCATGATGGTGGTATCGATAGCTTGGTTAGACATCAGGCATCGATAAGCAATCAGATAATGGCTCAAAACGTGAAGCGAATACCGAGGCTTGCCAGCGCATAATCGTAATCGCGATATAACAACGGCGATTCACGATCAACCCACTGGCTATCCATACGGATTGCAAGGCTGTCCGAGAATTGATAAGTCAGCCGCAATGGGCTGATGGTGGTCAGCTGTTCGTCGCGTGCGGGGGTATCCAACCGCGCCACATACGTCAGGTCACTGTAGCTGGCATCCATGCTGAACAGCCATTTTGCGGAGGGCTCCCAATTCAGCCCCAGTTTGCTGGTACGAATATCTGCCGGGGAATCAAAGGTTTCACCTATCGCCGGCTCATTCTGGCTATAGCTGAGTGCAAGTTTGAGTTTGTCGCTGATTGCCCAAGCCACATCAACTAACGCCAGAGTTCCTGTTCCTTCGTTGATATCACCTTCACGTTTGTAGCGCCCGGCCGTAAACCCCAATTGTGTTTTGCGCGTGAGAGCCCAAACCCCTTCCAGCTCTGCCTGGCGATATTCAAAATCCAGCACACCTGTACTGCCGTCAGGATTGGTATACAGCGGCTGCAGATAAAGCCGTTCACCATCGCGCAGGCGCAGGCTCAGGGACGATTTATTCGCCGTGGTGTACGTGCTCTCGGCAAATAGCTCATCTTCATCAAAATTCAGAAATTCACGCAGGTCATTGGAATGGGTTTGTTCAGCTTGCCGTGCGCCCAGCGCAAAACTGATATGGTTATTGGCAATTAATGTGATTTGGCCTTGCAGGTTTTCGAGTGCGGTTATGTCCTTATCAGCAAATTCCAACCGGTCAACAAGATAAGCATCGCGCTTCCAGACGACGGAGGTTTTTATCCGCTGGCTCCAATCACTGCGCCAACTCGCCTGCCCTTCATAAAAATTCGCGTCCAAATCTTCGCGCTCGGCGTAATCATAACGGCTGCCGCTGGCAACTAAAGAGAAATCCTGTTTGCTTACACGCTGTTTAACATCAAGCGCAACATAACTATGGGTGTAGTGTTCAGAATCGGTATCCGCAGTGCGCGCAAAATTACTATCCCAATATTCTTGCGCGCCTGCGGTTAGTGTTACGCGATCCGGTTTTAATCTTGCCTGATCCGGTGCAGCCAAACTGGCGCTGGCTGCACCCAACAGCATCGATGCGACAATCATGTTTACCCTGTGTTGTTTAACACAGGTTTTCCCAATCCACATGGGTTTAACCAGCATTTGTTTAACAAACACTTGCTCAATAGGCATTGGTATTTACGAATCCTTTAAAAATGGTTTTCCATAAAATTTTAATATCCAAAATAACCGACCAATTGCGGATGTATTCCAAATCATAAGCAATACGGCCAGACATTTTATCGAGCGTTTCAGTTTCACCGCGAAAGCCATTCACTTGCGCCAAACCGGTAATGCCAGGTTTTACTTTATGACGCAACATGTAACCTTTAATTTGCCCGCGATAATATTCGTTGTGCGCAACGGCGTGAGGGCGAGGCCCTACCAATGACATGCTACCGGAAATAACATTAAACAATTGTGGCAGTTCATCGAGCGAGGTGCGGCGTAAAAAATTTCCGTAGGGAGTAATACGCGGGTCAGAGCGTTTTGCTTGCGCAACATTTGCACCATCCTCGCACACTGTCATGGAGCGAAATTTCCAGACTTTGATTTTTTCGCCACCCATACCGTAACGGGTTTGTTTGAAAAATATCGGCCCGGGCGATGTCAGTTTTACACCTGCAGCAATTATCAGCATGGGAATCGCCAACACCGATAAAATACCCAAGCCCAAGACCAAATCCTCCAGACGTTTAGCCCAGCTATTATCCACCAGAGGTGAATCATAAATGCTCAGCGCCGGAATACCTTGTAAGCAAGTCATGCGCGAATGCAACAAATCAAAATTGAACACATCGGGAATTACGTAAGGCGATACTGTGGTATCAGCAAGGCGATCAATTACGGTGCGCATGCGCAATTCGGCGCGCATCGGTAACGCAATAAAAACAAGATCCAACTTGCCATCGTGAGCATCCTGATACAGTTGGTCCAATCCACCTTTAACATCGATATTGTTGCCCACAAGGCGGCGGCCAATGTCATTGTTTGATACGCGATCATCATAAAATCCCATGACCCGGTAACCTAACCACGGCATGTCGGACATCGAATTAATTAAACGCAAGCCCAAATCATTTGCACCCACAATTGCAACACGGCGCGGTTCTGTCGGCTTTGCACGCAAACGAGCCAACACCAAGCGTCGGCCAATATGCATCCCCACCATTACCGCGGGAGTTGTTACCAACCAGGCAGCCATGGAAAGTAAACCGTAATTAACAAAGGGATAAGCAGCGACCAGTGCCAGCACCAGAAATAATGCAGTAGCAAACCATGCCAAAAACAAACGCACCGCAAGATCGCGCATGGAATGGCCGCGCCACAAATAATAAACTTCATTACTCTCGGCAAAAAAACTGAACACAATGACAGCCGCTATGGCAAATGTGGTGTAAACATTATTCCAGTGCAACCCGGTCAATGAGAGACAGGCCCATAACATCAACACAATAATCGCACTGTCTATCGCGCGAAAAAGAGCCAGTATTTTGGAGTGATGGAAACGAACCACAGGAGGTTCATTTGACAAGTTGCTGACCGGACTCACGGGATTGACCGCAACACTTTCTACCGATAAATCGCTCATTACTACCTCCATGCGAATGACTCATGAGTAAGTCACGAATATGCAAACGATGTGTTGTGTATAAAACATTATTAGGCGGCAACAATTTTCAGCGACATATAGCTAATCCTTGTCTGCCTCGCTTTTGAGAAAAGCATTTTTCAGGCCAACAATCATAAATATTTTTTGGCAAAACGGATTTACTGAGCAACGCACATCAAAAGCGTGATAAAAATCCGCTAGAAAAAAGTCGAACCTCACAAATCAGCTGTTCGAACCTATAGAAATGAAAAGTTTGCGCGCTTACCCAACCCACCGCCCCAGGATAAAGCAATCCAAAAACACAAATGCACCAAGGCGAGCTCTGTAATTTTTACCCAGCCCGGTTAATTTTTACTTAACGCTGCTCTAGTCTTTATAATGGCTGTCGCTTATAACCACAGTCTGATCAATTTTGCGCACTACTATGGCTCATCTGAAATATCTCACCGGCTACCCGGCCGAAACTCTCACACAAGTTCAGCAGATCATTGACGGGAATCGGTTGCAGGAAATCCTGCTGAAACGCTACCCACAGGTACACGATATCCGCACCGACAACGCGCTCTACCAGTACACCCAAACCATCAAAAGCGAGTATATGGGCAAAACCCAGCCACTCAGCCGGGTAAGCTATGACAGCAAGATCAAAGTCATCCAACACGCACTTGGCCAACATCACTACATCAGCCGGGTACAGGGCGCAAAGTTAAAAACCATCAATGAAATTAAAATTGCCAGCGTCTTCCGCAAAGCGCCGGAAGCTTTCTTGAAAATGATAGTGGTGCACGAACTTGTACTCACAAGTAATGAACACATTGACGCTACTTTCAAGTATCAATAGCATGGACATCTAGGTCAAAGCATACGCGCCCCCTCACCAAGCTCGCGACCTCAAACTAAAGGATCATTGAGATGAAGCGACAAGCAAAACGAATTTTATTGCCATGCTTGGAGGTCACTGAAATTGCATTCCCTACAGATGAAAATGCCATTCCAATTTACCTCAGAGAAGGCAACCCCAATCCGGATTATTACGTTCGAAATAAACATGAAAACCCAACTGGAGAGCGCATTGATTTTAAACCCAGATGGATGGGATCTAGATTTAATCTATTTCCTATAGTCCTCGACGCGCATGGGGTTCCGTGGGCGGAGGCAAATATCTATCTGCTGTCCCGGGCTGAATCAACTCCCAATCCCGTCATGTCCACGCTAGCCAGCATCGCCGACTCTCTCGCTTCATTCCGAAGGTTTCTCGATGAAACTGGAATTGACTGGACGGAATTCCCATCCCAAAAACTCAAAAGACCAACATATCGCTACAGCTCCTATTTGAAACTTGAAATTGCGAGCGATCACCTAAAGGATTCAACTGCAAAACGTCACATGAGTACGGTGATATCTTTTTACTCTTGGTTAATTCAAGAAAATACATTAAAACCCGCTCACTCACCATGGAAAAAAGATGACCGTTTTATTCAGCTAACGGATAGGCGAGGCCTAAAGTTTTCAAAGCAGATAAGCACTACAGATTTATCAATAAAAACGGCAAAGCCAAATGATCCATATAGCGATCAAATCGAAGACGGAGGAAAACTACGCCCACTAAATACAGCAGACCAAGAACATCTTATTGAAGCCCTGATTGAGCTAGGCAATACCGAAATGCTCTTAATCCACTTGGTTGGGCTTTTAACAGGAGCTCGAATTCAAACAGTATTAACAATGAGACTGAAGCATGTTTCAGCAAAATTGAAAAATGCTACTTCAGATGAAATAAGAGTCCCCGCTGGACCTGGAACAGGAATTGACACAAAGTATGGAAAAAAACTTGTTCTTCACTTCCCCAAATGGCTCTATGAAAAGCTACACATTTACGCAAACAGTAATCGCTCGAAGCTACGAAGATTACGCGCAGGAAACGGAGATAACGCAGATCAATATTTGTTTCTAAGTATTAGAGGGGTTCCGCTATACACAAGCAAACAAGACAGTTTGATGTTTGATAGTTCAAATAACAAACGTCACATAAAAAATGGACAAGCAGTAAGGCAATTTATTAAAGATTATGTGATCCCATTAATTCGCTTAAAGAAAAAGGATGATAATTTTCAATATCAATTTCATGACACAAGAGCATCATATGGAATGAATTTAACAGATCATCAACTAAAAAGAGTTAGTCTTGGTGAAATTACGCTACATCAGGCAAGAGAATTCGTAAAAGCTCGCATGGGGCATGAATCATCGGCCACAACAGATAAATACCTGCAATACCGATCAAACCTCCACATGGCATCTGCTATAAATGCCACATATCAAAACCACATCCAAAACCTTATTGCTAAATACACGATTGGAAAAAATGAAAATTGAGAGAAGCACCTACGTATACAACCTTCCACTTCCTAAAGATCATGAAATACATTCCATTCAAAGCACAATTCTCAGATTTCCCTCTGGGAGCACCGTTGATATCGGATCACTTTGCTACCTAGATAGAGATGAATCAGCAATTTTTAGCAACTCTAGTAAAAGACGAAGAAAACATAGTGGAAGAAGGGTAAACGTAGAATCAATTGACAATCAAAGAACAGAAGCCGTAGGCAATTTAATTAAATATATATCCAATGCAATGGCCTTTGGTGGCTCACGCCCTGAAACCATTAGGGACCGGCTATCTAGGCTGATCCCATTTATGGACTGGGCAGACAAGAACAATTATCAGAAAATTCTTGTAGATTTAAACGCCTCGAAAGAAAGCTTTCGTGAATACGTAAAATTTCTCAGAGAGAAAGTAAATTCAAATACCATATCTGTTAATGGCGCCGCCAGGCAACAATTTACAGTCCTACGAGTGCTGGAAGATTTCTTCGATGACGACAGCTTTTCAAACGGAATAAATCTTATTAGAAGTAACGTATCATCAAAAGTAACCACATCACCACCAGAAGAGGAAGCACAAGCAAAAGTACTTTCTTTATGTGAAAATCTGTTCGATAGCATATACACTTTTATCACTGAATTTAAACCTTATCCCTTTCCACTAACCGCTCCAGCCTTCGCAAAATATCAGGATAATAAAATATGGATCTTTCCAACTACCACTTGGTTTAAACATCCAGACTTAGCCAACGAAAGATCCGTAGGATATAATTACACAGAGGGCCGACTTTCCACCATGTCGGAAATTAGTGCAGCCTTAGAAAATTCACAAATACATCCATCTAGAATAAAAATAAAAATAGAAAAATCAAAAAAGCAAATAGAAGC belongs to Cellvibrio sp. pealriver and includes:
- a CDS encoding undecaprenyl-phosphate glucose phosphotransferase → MSDLSVESVAVNPVSPVSNLSNEPPVVRFHHSKILALFRAIDSAIIVLMLWACLSLTGLHWNNVYTTFAIAAVIVFSFFAESNEVYYLWRGHSMRDLAVRLFLAWFATALFLVLALVAAYPFVNYGLLSMAAWLVTTPAVMVGMHIGRRLVLARLRAKPTEPRRVAIVGANDLGLRLINSMSDMPWLGYRVMGFYDDRVSNNDIGRRLVGNNIDVKGGLDQLYQDAHDGKLDLVFIALPMRAELRMRTVIDRLADTTVSPYVIPDVFNFDLLHSRMTCLQGIPALSIYDSPLVDNSWAKRLEDLVLGLGILSVLAIPMLIIAAGVKLTSPGPIFFKQTRYGMGGEKIKVWKFRSMTVCEDGANVAQAKRSDPRITPYGNFLRRTSLDELPQLFNVISGSMSLVGPRPHAVAHNEYYRGQIKGYMLRHKVKPGITGLAQVNGFRGETETLDKMSGRIAYDLEYIRNWSVILDIKILWKTIFKGFVNTNAY
- a CDS encoding M48 family metallopeptidase, encoding MAHLKYLTGYPAETLTQVQQIIDGNRLQEILLKRYPQVHDIRTDNALYQYTQTIKSEYMGKTQPLSRVSYDSKIKVIQHALGQHHYISRVQGAKLKTINEIKIASVFRKAPEAFLKMIVVHELVLTSNEHIDATFKYQ
- a CDS encoding site-specific integrase gives rise to the protein MKRQAKRILLPCLEVTEIAFPTDENAIPIYLREGNPNPDYYVRNKHENPTGERIDFKPRWMGSRFNLFPIVLDAHGVPWAEANIYLLSRAESTPNPVMSTLASIADSLASFRRFLDETGIDWTEFPSQKLKRPTYRYSSYLKLEIASDHLKDSTAKRHMSTVISFYSWLIQENTLKPAHSPWKKDDRFIQLTDRRGLKFSKQISTTDLSIKTAKPNDPYSDQIEDGGKLRPLNTADQEHLIEALIELGNTEMLLIHLVGLLTGARIQTVLTMRLKHVSAKLKNATSDEIRVPAGPGTGIDTKYGKKLVLHFPKWLYEKLHIYANSNRSKLRRLRAGNGDNADQYLFLSIRGVPLYTSKQDSLMFDSSNNKRHIKNGQAVRQFIKDYVIPLIRLKKKDDNFQYQFHDTRASYGMNLTDHQLKRVSLGEITLHQAREFVKARMGHESSATTDKYLQYRSNLHMASAINATYQNHIQNLIAKYTIGKNEN